A genomic segment from Streptomyces sp. TLI_235 encodes:
- a CDS encoding YidC/Oxa1 family membrane protein insertase, with amino-acid sequence MSVFAVLDPAVRLAHDAVSALAGVVPTALAVVLFTAVVRLALHPLARAAARGEKTRLRLAPRVAELNRRHKGRPEKLQAALSELYREEKASPFAGFLPMLAQIPFFSVMYRLFTTPNDLLGHTLAGVPLGLHLREAHTAGQFLVLSALYTAIGAVCWMGFRRARRATSAGTPGAGLLPYLSFGTVLFAAFVPLAAGIYLLTTTAWSAAERAWLHRGAPAPAAVLAA; translated from the coding sequence ATGTCCGTTTTCGCTGTGCTCGACCCTGCCGTCCGCCTCGCCCACGACGCCGTCTCGGCGCTCGCCGGCGTGGTGCCGACGGCCCTGGCCGTCGTGCTGTTCACCGCCGTCGTCCGGCTGGCGCTGCACCCGCTCGCCCGGGCGGCCGCCCGCGGTGAGAAGACCCGGCTGCGGCTCGCCCCCCGGGTCGCCGAGCTGAACCGCAGGCACAAGGGCCGGCCGGAGAAGCTCCAGGCCGCCCTCTCCGAGCTGTACCGGGAGGAGAAGGCCTCGCCGTTCGCCGGGTTCCTGCCGATGCTGGCGCAGATCCCGTTCTTCTCGGTGATGTACCGGCTGTTCACCACCCCGAACGACCTGCTCGGCCACACCCTCGCCGGGGTGCCGCTGGGCCTGCACCTGCGCGAGGCGCACACCGCCGGGCAGTTCCTCGTCCTCAGCGCCCTGTACACGGCGATCGGCGCCGTCTGCTGGATGGGCTTCCGCCGGGCCCGGCGCGCCACCTCGGCCGGGACGCCGGGTGCCGGGCTGCTGCCGTACCTGTCGTTCGGCACGGTGCTGTTCGCGGCCTTCGTGCCGCTCGCGGCCGGGATCTACCTGCTGACCACCACGGCGTGGTCGGCCGCCGAGCGGGCCTGGCTGCACCGGGGCGCTCCCGCGCCCGCGGCGGTGCTCGCGGCCTGA
- a CDS encoding GAF domain-containing protein: MVEHADRTQGTSKHSRRARSPRSLAGQVFALQVAVVVLLVLGAILALVLESRSASDKEARNRSVAVAEAFAHAPGLVDTLKSSSPTSVLQPLTEAARKDAGVDFIVVMDTHGIRYTHPLPDRIGKRFVGTIEPSLAGQIYTESVHGPLGHEVQAVVPVKNADGQVVGLVSAGLKVKNVTSAGNRQLPVILATGAAALALATTGTALATRRLKRQTHGLGPAEMTRMYEHHDAVLHAVREGVVIVGQDGRLVLANDEAKELLGLPADAEGRQVGDLEGLDPETSELLLSGRVAADEVHRAGGRLLVVNQRPTDPHSGAMGWVATIRDSTELLAVSGKAEAAGRRLAMLYEAGTGIGSTLDVVHTAEELVRVAVPGLADFVTVDLADPVLQGNEPTGGGMELRRVAVGGIEEEHPFYPRGKLITFVPSTPMAQGFDSGLSQVVPDLSTAEGWRAQDPQWTGRIVDHGVHSLITTPLSARGIILGVANFWRSQKPEPFDDEDLSLAEELVARAAVSIDNARRYTREHAMAVTLQRSLLPRALPEQNALEVAHRYLPAQSGVSGDWFDVIPLPGSRVAVVVGDVVGHGLHAAATMGRLRTAVHNFSALDIPPDELLAHLDELVDRIDQEESDGATGTGVSGATCLYAIYDPVSQLCTVGLAGHPAPVLVRPDGSVDFPDLPVGPPLGTGGAPFETAEIHLPEGTQIVLYTDGLIEDRARDFDVGLDLLRDALAGRRREPEENCQAVIEALLPARPQDDVALLIARTRVIDPENIVEREIPFEPEAVAELRTWAAAALEKWDLGDLVFGTELILSELATNAIRYGTPPARVRLLRDRALICEVSDGSSTAPHLRYAATTDEGGRGLFLVAQLTTHWGTRYFPRGKIIWAEQALPSSAERPEGSGPAP, from the coding sequence ATGGTCGAACACGCCGACCGTACCCAGGGCACCTCCAAGCACTCACGGAGAGCGAGGAGTCCCCGGAGCCTTGCCGGTCAGGTCTTCGCCCTGCAGGTGGCGGTGGTGGTCCTCCTCGTGCTGGGGGCGATCCTGGCGCTGGTCCTGGAGTCGCGCAGCGCCAGTGACAAGGAGGCCCGCAACCGGTCGGTGGCGGTCGCGGAGGCGTTCGCGCACGCCCCCGGCCTGGTGGACACCCTGAAGTCGTCCTCTCCCACCTCGGTGCTGCAGCCGCTGACGGAGGCGGCCCGCAAGGACGCCGGTGTGGACTTCATCGTCGTCATGGACACCCACGGGATCCGCTACACGCACCCGCTGCCGGACCGGATCGGGAAGCGCTTCGTCGGCACGATCGAGCCGTCGCTGGCCGGCCAGATCTACACCGAGAGCGTGCACGGCCCGCTCGGCCACGAGGTGCAGGCGGTCGTGCCGGTGAAGAACGCCGACGGGCAGGTGGTCGGTCTGGTGTCGGCCGGGCTCAAGGTCAAGAACGTCACCTCGGCCGGCAACCGGCAGCTGCCGGTCATCCTCGCCACCGGCGCGGCCGCCCTCGCCCTGGCCACCACCGGCACCGCGCTGGCCACGCGCCGGTTGAAGCGCCAGACCCATGGCCTCGGCCCGGCCGAGATGACGCGCATGTACGAGCACCACGACGCCGTCCTGCATGCGGTGCGCGAGGGCGTGGTCATCGTCGGGCAGGACGGGCGGCTCGTGCTCGCCAACGACGAGGCGAAGGAGCTGCTGGGGCTGCCCGCCGACGCCGAGGGCCGGCAGGTGGGCGACCTGGAGGGCCTCGACCCGGAGACCTCCGAGCTGCTGCTGTCCGGCCGGGTGGCGGCCGACGAGGTGCACCGGGCCGGCGGGCGGCTGCTGGTGGTGAACCAGCGGCCGACCGATCCGCACAGCGGCGCCATGGGCTGGGTCGCGACGATCCGCGACTCCACCGAGCTGCTGGCGGTGTCCGGCAAGGCGGAGGCGGCCGGCAGGCGCCTCGCCATGCTCTACGAGGCCGGCACCGGCATCGGTTCGACGCTCGACGTCGTGCACACGGCCGAGGAGCTGGTGCGGGTCGCCGTCCCGGGCCTCGCGGACTTCGTCACCGTCGACCTCGCCGACCCGGTGCTGCAGGGCAACGAGCCCACCGGCGGCGGCATGGAGCTGCGCCGGGTCGCGGTCGGCGGCATCGAGGAGGAGCACCCGTTCTACCCACGGGGCAAGCTGATCACCTTCGTCCCGTCGACCCCGATGGCGCAGGGATTCGACAGCGGGCTGTCCCAGGTGGTGCCCGACCTGTCCACCGCGGAGGGCTGGCGGGCCCAGGACCCGCAGTGGACAGGTCGCATCGTCGACCACGGCGTGCACTCGCTGATCACCACGCCGCTGTCGGCCCGCGGCATCATCCTGGGCGTGGCGAACTTCTGGCGTTCGCAGAAGCCCGAGCCGTTCGACGACGAGGACCTGTCGCTGGCCGAGGAGCTGGTGGCCCGGGCCGCGGTCAGCATCGACAACGCGCGCCGCTACACCCGCGAGCACGCGATGGCCGTGACCCTGCAGCGCAGCCTGCTGCCGCGCGCCCTGCCGGAGCAGAATGCCCTGGAGGTCGCGCACCGCTACCTGCCGGCGCAGTCCGGGGTCAGCGGCGACTGGTTCGACGTGATCCCGCTGCCCGGCAGCCGGGTCGCCGTGGTGGTGGGCGACGTGGTCGGCCACGGGCTGCACGCCGCGGCCACCATGGGCCGGCTCCGCACCGCCGTGCACAACTTCTCGGCCCTCGACATCCCGCCGGACGAGCTGCTCGCGCACCTCGACGAGCTGGTCGACCGGATCGACCAGGAGGAGAGCGACGGCGCCACCGGGACGGGCGTCTCCGGCGCCACCTGCCTGTACGCGATCTACGACCCGGTCTCGCAGCTCTGCACGGTCGGCCTGGCCGGGCATCCGGCGCCCGTGCTCGTCCGGCCCGACGGCAGCGTCGACTTCCCCGACCTCCCGGTGGGGCCGCCGCTGGGGACGGGCGGTGCGCCGTTCGAGACCGCGGAGATACACCTGCCGGAGGGGACGCAGATCGTCCTCTACACGGACGGGCTGATCGAGGACCGCGCGCGGGACTTCGACGTCGGCCTGGACCTGCTGCGGGACGCCCTCGCCGGCCGGCGGCGGGAGCCGGAGGAGAACTGCCAGGCCGTGATCGAGGCCCTGCTGCCGGCCCGCCCGCAGGACGACGTGGCCCTGCTGATCGCCCGCACCCGGGTGATCGACCCCGAGAACATCGTCGAACGGGAGATCCCGTTCGAGCCCGAGGCCGTCGCCGAGCTGCGGACCTGGGCGGCGGCCGCGCTCGAGAAGTGGGATCTCGGCGACCTGGTGTTCGGCACCGAGCTGATCCTCAGCGAACTCGCCACCAACGCGATCCGATACGGCACTCCGCCGGCCCGGGTGCGGCTGCTGCGCGACCGCGCGCTGATCTGCGAGGTGTCCGACGGCAGCAGCACCGCCCCGCACCTGCGGTACGCGGCGACCACCGACGAGGGCGGTCGCGGCCTGTTCCTGGTGGCCCAGCTGACCACGCACTGGGGCACCCGGTACTTCCCCCGCGGAAAGATCATCTGGGCCGAGCAGGCCCTCCCCTCCTCGGCCGAGCGCCCGGAAGGCTCCGGCCCGGCACCCTAG
- a CDS encoding thioesterase superfamily protein, translating to MTARTTSPESYYQRTGERRFKPTAHAGGAWSTDEQHFSPLAGLVVHAIDGYLAGRPATGLALARISYDILGRIALDECEITVETVRPGRTVELLEAVVVIADRPVVRARAWLLASLDTAAVADSPEERLAPPEEFTPWAMTDLWDGGYVSSIEVRRRESAPAGRAAAWISSPVELVAGEPSSATASFLALVDTANGIAVQQPPTAWMYPNMDLTVHLHRRPEGRWTGLDTTVSFGPAGHGLTSTVLHDAAGPVGRAEQILTVRPLAGG from the coding sequence TTGACCGCCCGCACCACCTCGCCCGAGAGCTACTACCAGCGCACGGGCGAGCGCCGCTTCAAGCCGACGGCCCACGCCGGGGGCGCCTGGAGCACCGACGAGCAGCACTTCAGCCCGCTGGCCGGCCTGGTCGTCCACGCGATCGACGGGTATCTGGCGGGGCGGCCGGCCACCGGCCTGGCGCTCGCCCGGATCAGCTACGACATCCTGGGCCGGATCGCGCTCGACGAGTGCGAGATCACGGTGGAGACCGTCCGGCCGGGCCGCACGGTGGAGCTGCTGGAGGCGGTCGTGGTGATCGCGGACCGCCCGGTGGTCCGGGCCCGGGCCTGGCTCCTCGCGTCCCTCGACACCGCGGCGGTCGCGGACAGCCCCGAGGAGCGGCTCGCCCCGCCCGAGGAGTTCACCCCGTGGGCGATGACCGACCTGTGGGACGGCGGCTACGTGTCCTCGATCGAGGTCCGCCGCCGGGAGTCCGCACCGGCCGGGCGCGCCGCCGCCTGGATCAGCAGCCCGGTGGAGCTGGTCGCCGGCGAGCCCAGCAGTGCGACGGCGTCCTTCCTCGCCCTGGTGGACACCGCCAACGGCATCGCCGTGCAGCAGCCGCCCACCGCGTGGATGTACCCGAACATGGATCTGACCGTCCATCTGCACCGCCGCCCCGAGGGCCGCTGGACCGGTCTGGACACCACCGTGAGCTTCGGCCCGGCCGGGCACGGCCTCACCAGCACCGTCCTCCACGACGCGGCCGGACCGGTCGGCCGCGCGGAACAGATCCTCACCGTCCGTCCCCTGGCGGGCGGCTGA
- a CDS encoding nicotinamidase-related amidase has translation MPASPTLREVVGLDSTLPRLADATLVMIDFQHTYRTGVMALEGADQALEAGARLLAAARAAGTPVVHVVNDGGEGTPYDIRAEIGAICPEVAPVDGEPVVVKRVPNAFHGTDLAERLGELGEGRDLVLAGFMTHMCIAFTAQEAFNLGLRPTVVAEATATRALAAPDGAVLPAATLQAAALTTIGDLFGTVAATVDELTAR, from the coding sequence ATGCCCGCATCGCCCACCCTGCGCGAGGTCGTCGGCCTCGACAGCACGCTGCCCCGGCTCGCCGACGCGACCCTGGTGATGATCGACTTTCAGCACACCTATCGCACCGGCGTCATGGCGCTGGAGGGTGCCGATCAGGCGCTGGAAGCCGGCGCGCGGCTGCTGGCCGCCGCCCGCGCCGCCGGCACCCCGGTCGTCCACGTCGTCAACGACGGCGGCGAGGGCACCCCGTACGACATCCGGGCCGAGATCGGCGCGATCTGCCCCGAGGTCGCCCCGGTCGACGGCGAGCCGGTCGTGGTCAAGCGGGTACCGAACGCCTTCCACGGCACCGATCTGGCGGAGCGGCTGGGCGAGCTCGGCGAGGGCCGGGATCTGGTGCTGGCCGGCTTCATGACGCACATGTGCATCGCCTTCACCGCCCAGGAGGCCTTCAACCTCGGACTGCGGCCCACCGTCGTCGCCGAGGCCACCGCCACCCGGGCGCTGGCCGCACCCGACGGCGCGGTGCTGCCCGCCGCGACCCTCCAGGCGGCGGCGCTGACCACGATCGGCGACCTGTTCGGCACCGTCGCCGCCACCGTCGACGAGCTCACCGCCCGGTAG
- a CDS encoding treble-clef zinc-finger protein produces the protein MKPLTDSEIRAAFVNCTKGEAKRMYVPRDLAEQPWEDLDFLGWRDPQAPDRAHLVAEVDGRPHGVVLRCPAAAAWSTRRSICSLCITTHTGGVSLMVAPRAGAAGRQGNSVGTYICSDLACSLYVRGRRDLGPGARMPESLTLEEKIRRLAGNVAEFVAKVAA, from the coding sequence ATGAAGCCACTGACCGATTCCGAGATCCGCGCCGCCTTCGTGAACTGCACCAAGGGCGAGGCGAAGCGCATGTACGTCCCGCGGGATCTCGCCGAGCAGCCCTGGGAGGACCTGGACTTCCTGGGCTGGCGCGACCCGCAGGCCCCCGACCGCGCGCACCTGGTCGCCGAGGTGGACGGCCGCCCGCACGGCGTGGTGCTGCGCTGTCCGGCCGCCGCGGCCTGGAGCACCCGGCGCAGCATCTGCTCGCTGTGCATCACCACCCACACCGGCGGCGTCTCGCTGATGGTCGCGCCCAGGGCCGGCGCGGCCGGCCGCCAGGGCAACTCGGTGGGCACCTACATCTGCAGCGACCTCGCCTGCTCGCTCTACGTGCGCGGCCGGCGGGACCTCGGCCCGGGCGCCCGGATGCCGGAGTCGCTCACCCTGGAGGAGAAGATCAGGCGGCTCGCCGGGAACGTCGCCGAGTTCGTCGCCAAGGTCGCCGCCTGA
- a CDS encoding putative dienelactone hydrolase — MPAMIDLGWGEPRTWVLFDTTRRHLREPGAPRPVRLYEWEPLGVQTADPAPVVLVSHGTGGSGSGMGWLAGPLAAAGFRAVAVDHHGNDFVDGYEPEGFLCPWERPRDLAFALDALAAERELGPIGAAGFSAGGYTAAALAGARLDTGVLHALLTGAVPLPEIPEFPGVLDAFRAKAPKGMPPAAVAAAGADLGDPRVRAVFQVAPGLGPMVTAESLAAVRVPVEIRWGGADSVTPYESDTRPYLEGIPTAAGRPLGADVVHADFIGPDPAPRAARARAEAAADAVTFFRSHLG; from the coding sequence ATGCCCGCCATGATCGATCTCGGGTGGGGGGAGCCGCGGACGTGGGTCCTGTTCGACACGACACGCCGTCATCTGCGGGAGCCGGGCGCGCCGCGGCCGGTGCGGCTGTACGAGTGGGAGCCGCTGGGGGTGCAGACGGCCGATCCGGCTCCGGTGGTGCTGGTGTCGCACGGCACGGGCGGGTCCGGCAGCGGGATGGGCTGGCTGGCCGGTCCGCTGGCCGCGGCGGGGTTCCGGGCGGTCGCGGTCGACCACCACGGGAACGACTTCGTGGACGGCTACGAGCCGGAGGGCTTCCTCTGCCCGTGGGAGCGTCCGCGTGACCTCGCCTTCGCCCTCGACGCGCTGGCCGCCGAGCGGGAGCTCGGCCCGATCGGGGCCGCGGGCTTCTCGGCGGGCGGCTACACGGCCGCGGCACTGGCCGGCGCGCGGCTGGACACCGGCGTGCTGCACGCCCTGCTGACGGGTGCGGTGCCGCTGCCGGAGATCCCCGAGTTCCCGGGGGTGCTGGACGCCTTCCGGGCGAAGGCCCCGAAGGGCATGCCACCCGCCGCCGTCGCCGCCGCGGGGGCGGACCTGGGTGACCCCCGGGTCCGAGCCGTCTTCCAGGTCGCCCCCGGCCTCGGGCCGATGGTGACGGCGGAGAGCCTGGCGGCCGTGCGGGTGCCGGTGGAGATCCGCTGGGGCGGCGCCGACAGCGTCACCCCGTACGAGAGCGACACCCGGCCCTACCTGGAGGGCATCCCGACCGCCGCCGGCCGCCCGCTCGGCGCGGACGTGGTGCACGCGGACTTCATCGGCCCCGACCCGGCACCCCGCGCCGCCCGGGCCCGCGCCGAGGCGGCGGCGGACGCGGTGACCTTCTTCCGCTCCCACCTGGGCTGA
- a CDS encoding AraC family transcriptional regulator with amidase-like domain: protein MPTTRRVVIAVFPDVDLLDVTGPAEVFALAGRETGGRAGYRVELAGPVPGPVTTSAGVRLLTDLAFAEVDGVLDTLIVPGAVDLHDGVPLARIDRDVVAWLRTAAPSARRVASVCAGAHLLAAAGLLDGRTATTHWSTAAQLAADHPAVTVDPDPIFVRSGSVWTGAGISTCIDLALALVADDLGEEVALAVARQLVVYLRRQGGQSQFSVPLSRPAAGRREIDELRSFIGDHLDGDLSAPALAARMCLSERHFTRVFRQETGTTPAAYVEAARVEAARRLLESTDLSLGEVAAGCGLGSVETLHRALRKQIGTTPAAYRRRFRATG from the coding sequence ATGCCCACCACCCGCCGCGTCGTCATCGCGGTCTTCCCCGACGTCGACCTCCTCGACGTGACCGGTCCGGCCGAGGTGTTCGCCCTGGCCGGCCGGGAGACGGGCGGCCGCGCCGGCTACCGGGTGGAGCTCGCCGGGCCCGTGCCCGGCCCCGTCACCACCTCGGCCGGGGTGCGGCTGCTCACCGATCTGGCGTTCGCCGAGGTCGACGGAGTCCTGGACACCCTGATTGTGCCCGGTGCCGTCGACCTGCACGACGGCGTGCCGCTCGCCCGGATCGACCGGGACGTGGTGGCGTGGCTGCGGACGGCCGCGCCGTCGGCCCGCCGGGTGGCCTCGGTGTGTGCGGGCGCGCACCTGCTCGCCGCGGCGGGCCTGTTGGACGGCCGGACGGCCACCACGCACTGGTCGACCGCCGCCCAACTGGCGGCCGACCACCCGGCGGTGACGGTCGACCCGGATCCGATCTTCGTCCGGTCCGGGAGCGTCTGGACCGGCGCCGGGATCAGCACCTGCATCGACCTCGCGCTGGCGCTGGTCGCGGACGACCTGGGCGAGGAGGTCGCCCTGGCCGTGGCCCGGCAGCTCGTGGTCTACCTGCGGCGGCAGGGTGGGCAGAGCCAGTTCTCGGTGCCGCTGAGCCGGCCGGCCGCCGGCCGCCGGGAGATCGACGAGCTGCGGTCCTTCATCGGCGACCACCTGGACGGCGACCTGTCCGCGCCGGCTCTCGCCGCACGGATGTGTCTGAGCGAGCGCCACTTCACCCGGGTCTTCCGCCAGGAGACCGGGACGACCCCGGCCGCCTACGTGGAGGCCGCCCGGGTGGAGGCCGCCCGCCGCCTGCTGGAGAGCACCGACCTGTCCCTGGGCGAGGTGGCGGCCGGCTGCGGTCTCGGCTCGGTGGAGACCCTTCACCGGGCCCTGCGCAAGCAGATCGGCACCACCCCGGCGGCCTACCGCCGCCGTTTCCGCGCGACCGGCTGA
- a CDS encoding TetR family transcriptional regulator, protein MVRVGLTTERLVRAGAELADEAGFDQVTVTALARRFDVKTASLYAHVKNSQDLRTRIALLALEELADEVADALAGRAGRDALAAFADAYRDYARRHPGRYAAAQLRLDPETAAASAGVRHAQMTRAILRGYRLDEPAQTHAVRMLGSVFHGYVTLEAAGGFAHTPVDPQESWDWIVDSLDAMLRGRAG, encoded by the coding sequence ATGGTTCGCGTGGGGCTGACGACGGAGCGACTGGTCCGGGCGGGCGCGGAGCTCGCCGACGAGGCCGGCTTCGACCAGGTGACGGTCACGGCGCTGGCCCGGCGGTTCGACGTCAAGACGGCCAGCCTCTACGCGCACGTGAAGAACTCGCAGGACCTCCGGACGAGGATCGCGCTGCTCGCCCTGGAGGAGCTGGCCGACGAGGTCGCCGACGCGCTGGCCGGCCGCGCGGGCCGGGACGCGCTGGCCGCCTTCGCCGACGCCTACCGCGACTACGCCCGCCGCCACCCGGGCCGGTACGCCGCGGCGCAGCTGCGGCTCGACCCGGAGACGGCGGCGGCGAGCGCGGGCGTCCGGCACGCCCAGATGACCCGGGCGATCCTGCGCGGCTACCGGCTGGACGAGCCGGCCCAGACGCACGCCGTGCGGATGCTCGGCAGCGTCTTCCACGGCTACGTGACCCTGGAGGCGGCCGGCGGCTTCGCTCACACCCCGGTCGACCCGCAGGAGTCCTGGGACTGGATCGTCGACTCGCTGGACGCGATGCTGCGCGGGCGCGCCGGCTGA